In the Wyeomyia smithii strain HCP4-BCI-WySm-NY-G18 chromosome 2, ASM2978416v1, whole genome shotgun sequence genome, one interval contains:
- the LOC129725288 gene encoding probable peroxisomal acyl-coenzyme A oxidase 1, which yields MPSEVVNKDLQHERSKCTFNLEEFTVWWVGGKQKLADKRLIEIFFKNQPEFHDKVPLAYASHKEKYEETIRKATVIFSKTRKFLQEQGKYDARNYFETWDFLLGTGLIKEGNPFRLQYDMFIPALVGHANPEQQSKWLDRALKWQILGTYAQTELGHGTFLRGLETTATFDERTDEFVLHSPTLTAYKWWPGALGHTANYAVVMAQLYSKGKCYGVQPFMVQLRDEESHMPLPGIDIGEIGDKIGYKGVNNGYLGFDNYRIPRTNMLMKNAQLLRDGTYVKPASSVLAYGTMVFVRVIIVKGMAYDLSKAATIAVRYSCVRRQSCINPNQPEVQVMDHLTQQNKLLPQVSKAIALKLASDYLWQLYQETASEMDSGKLHRLPELHAISCCLKAVSTADAAQGMEVCRLACGGHGYLSSANFMTFYSVATAASTYEGENTVMLLQTARFLVKSWNQALKGQKLPSTVQYLSEYCGKTFRRLPWSDSLPVIISAFQAIVANKLKLANEHIERRKKAGYTPEESTNMTALELTKVAELHGRGFILLSAYELIEKACQTASVQFAVVLRQLCALVVYGEALQFAGDLLRFTTVSEGDIVKLQHKYEAMLAALRPNAIGVVDAFDYPDYALGSALGAYDGNVYERLFEEAMKSPLNQEPVNKTFEMYLKPLMRSML from the exons ATGCCGTCTGAAGTAGTGAATAAAGATTTGCAGCATGAACGCAGTAAATGTACTTTCAACCTGGAGGAGTTCACCGTCTGGTGGGTAGGAGGCAAGCAGAAGCTAGCGGACAAACGGTTGATCG aaatttttttcaagaatcAGCCTGAGTTCCACGACAAAGTGCCGCTAGCTTACGCCTCGCACAAAGAGAAATATGAAGAAACCATCCGCAAAGCAACGGTCATATTCTCAAAAACTCGAAAGTTTCTCCAGGAGCAAGGAAAATACGATGCTAGAAATTATTT CGAAACATGGGACTTCCTGCTCGGAACCGGTCTCATTAAGGAGGGCAACCCTTTCCGGCTGCAGTACGACATGTTCATCCCGGCGTTGGTAGGTCATGCGAATCCCGAACAGCAAAGTAAATGGTTGGACAGAGCTCTGAAGTGGCAAATCCTGGGCACATATGCCCAAACCGAGCTGGGCCATGGAACGTTTCTTCGTGGGCTGGAAACTACTGCCACGTTCGATGAAAGGACGGATGAGTTTGTGCTACACAGTCCGACCCTTACTGCGTACAAGTGGTGGCCAGGAGCTC ttgGCCACACCGCAAACTACGCCGTTGTAATGGCTCAACTCTACTCCAAAGGAAAGTGTTACGGGGTTCAACCCTTCATGGTACAACTTCGGGATGAGGAGAGCCACATGCCATTGCCGGGTATTGACATCGGTGAAATCGGCGATAAAATTGGCTACAAAGGCGTTAATAATGGTTATTTGGGTTTCGATAACTATCGGATTCCACGGACAAACATGCTAATGAAGAATGCGCAGCTTTTGAGGGATGGAACGTATGTAAAACCGGCCTCGTCTGTGTTGGCCTACGGAACCATGGTATTCGTTCGAGTCATCATTGTAAAAGGCATGGCGTACGACCTATCGAAAGCAGCTACAATCGCTGTGAGGTATTCCTGCGTGCGTCGCCAGAGTTGCATCAATCCAAA CCAACCTGAAGTTCAAGTAATGGATCATTTAACACAGCAGAACAAGCTGCTACCTCAGGTCTCGAAAGCCATTGCTCTTAAGTTGGCCTCGGACTATCTGTGGCAACTGTATCAGGAGACAGCCTCTGAAATGGACTCTGGAAAGTTGCATCGTTTACCGGAACTGCATGCGATTTCATGCTGCTTGAAAGCCGTGTCGACAGCCGATGCCGCTCAGGGAATGGAGGTTTGCCGTCTAGCTTGCGGGGGACATGGCTATTTGTCGAGTGCCAATTTTATGACTTTCTACAGCGTGGCCACGGCGGCTTCCACTTATGAAGGCGAGAATACTGTCATGCTACTACAAACTGCTCG GTTCCTAGTAAAATCATGGAATCAAGCTCTTAAGGGCCAGAAGCTGCCATCGACCGTTCAGTACCTGAGCGAATACTGTGGCAAAACCTTCAGACGACTACCCTGGAGCGATTCCTTACCGGTAATTATTTCTGCTTTCCAGGCAATTGTAGCCAACAAACTTAAACTCGCCAACGAACATATCGAGCGACGAAAGAAGGCTGGATACACTCCGGAGGAGTCCACAAATATGACCGCGCTGGAACTgaccaaagtggcagagttgcACGGTCGTGGATTCATTTTGCTATCGGCGTATGAATTGATAGAAAAGGCCTGCCAAACGGCGTCTGTCCAGTTCGCGGTGGTTCTCCGTCAACTGTGTGCTTTGGTAGTTTACGGTGAAGCGCTACAGTTTGCTGGTGATTTGTTACGC TTTACAACCGTGTCTGAGGGCGATATAGTGAAGCTACAGCACAAGTACGAAGCAATGTTGGCAGCGTTGCGTCCCAATGCTATCGGTGTTGTGGATGCCTTCGACTATCCTGATTATGCGCTGGGTTCTGCACTTGGTGCCTATGACGGTAATGTGTATGAACGACTCTTTGAAGAAGCTATGAAGAGTCCGTTGAATCAG GAACCAGTCAATAAAACATTCGAGATGTATTTAAAACCGCTCATGAGATCTATGCTATAA
- the LOC129720953 gene encoding mitochondrial sodium/calcium exchanger protein-like gives MSTLYANLSDSIVRHLRHSTYVSGDILESCNKIHDLDPTEKCQFVIRTESCREDVYFFDYTYFLYCTIGYENITMFRLGTTLLFFGLLVYFTVLGTTADQYFCPVLAVISKTLKISESVAGVTILAFGNGSPDLFTAVSNPSNDTELMFGELLGAAMFVIGVVGATILIIKPFRMDPIAVVRDVIFFVFVVGWITICAYDERFTLFDAVVVVTVYVAYLATVLVEFFILKRKLRTVVSRISLSGDEPEDDPYYNQLREETEVIIRPRNPSMGSELDVTKNRISIFGHFERPSKNQNLFRDFFDNMNPIERDEWETSGYLRRTLTILQIPVRLLLSVIIPVVDYTMERHGWTKLLNMIHCLTLPLLFVLITGYMTKSILNIPVWAWQVILSLMAIVTIFFTSRTDRPPHYHLVYALLAFVGSILIIYVVAQEVVSLLVTIGLVLNLSQSMLGLSVLAWGNSIGDLFSNITLAKQGYGKMAFAACMGGPLFNLCLGLGCTMMMKALEKANHVAFSREGAMGENIEAFLLQLLATLLFVSLLTGFQARRSVGLIMIVIYLVFFLFCVLGELEIIHPYGTDHHNEGEFVN, from the exons ATGTCTACGCTTTACGCAAATCTTTCCGATTCCATCGTGCGCCATTTGAGACACAGTACCTACGTTTCGGGAGATATTTTA GAATCTTGCAATAAAATCCATGACCTGGATCCGACAGAGAAATGCCAGTTTGTTATACGAACGGAATCGTGCCGAGAagatgtatattttttcgattaCACTTACTTTTTGTACTGTACCATTGGGTACGAGAACATTACCATGTTTCGACTGGGAACCACGCTGTTGTTCTTCGGGCTGCTAGTCTATTTCACGGTGCTGGGGACAACTGCCGATCAGTA TTTCTGTCCAGTTTTGGCGGTTATTTCGAAAACTCTCAAAATCAGCGAAAGCGTCGCTGGTGTCACCATCCTGGCTTTCGGGAATGGATCACCAGATCTGTTTACGGCCGTGAGCAATCCTTCGAACGATACAGAGCTCATGTTCGGTGAGCTGCTCGGTGCGGCGATGTTCGTGATCGGTGTTGTTGGGGCCACCATTCTAATCATTAAACCCTTCCGGATGGATCCGATCGCTGTGGTTCGGGATGTAATTTTCTTTGTATTCGTAGTCGGATGGATTACGATTTGCGCGTACGATGAGAGGTTCACACTTTTCGATGCGGTTGTCGTTGTTACCGTTTATGTGGCCTACCTTGCCACTGTTTTGGTAGAGTTTTTTATCCTCAAGAGGAAGCTGCGCACCGTTGTTTCTAGAA TTTCGTTGAGTGGCGACGAACCGGAAGATGATCCATACTACAATCAGTTGCGAGAGGAAACGGAAGTCATCATTCGGCCTAGAAACCCTTCCATGGGGTCTGAGCTAGACGTAACCAAAAACAGGATCAGTATATTCGGTCACTTTGAGCGTCCatcgaaaaatcaaaatttgtttcgagaTTTCTTTGATAACATGAATCCTATCGAACGGGATGAATGGGAAACCTCCGGGTATCTCAGGAGAACGCTGACAATTTTACAAATACCGGTCCGTTTGCTTCTAAGTGTGATAATTCCGGTAGTGGACTACACTATGGAGCGACACGGGTGGACTAAGTTGTTGAATATGATCCATTGCTTGACGCTTCCGTTGCTGTTTGTTCTAATTACAGGCT ATATGACCAAAAGTATTTTAAACATTCCTGTGTGGGCTTGGCAGGTTATTCTCAGCTTGATGGCGATAGTGACAATTTTCTTCACATCAAGAACTGATCGACCGCCACACTATCATCTGGTTTATGCGCTGCTGGCCTTCGTTGGATCGATCCTAATTATCTACGTAGTCGCCCAAGAAGTGGTCAGTTTGCTGGTTACCATCGGACTGGTGCTCAATCTATCGCAGTCGATGCTGGGCCTTTCGGTGCTAGCTTGGGGAAACAGCATCGGGGACCTGTTCTCCAATATTACTCTGGCGAAGCAAGGCTATGGGAAAATGGCATTCGCCGCCTGTATGGGTGGACCATTATTTA ATTTGTGTCTAGGACTCGGTTGCACTATGATGATGAAGGCACTCGAAAAAGCAAACCACGTGGCCTTC TCTCGAGAAGGGGCGATGGGTGAGAACATAGAGGCCTTCCTACTCCAGCTGCTGGCTACTCTTCTCTTCGTATCACTGTTAACTGGATTTCAAGCACGCCGAAGTGTTGGATTGATCATGATAGTCATCTATTTAGTGTTCTTCCTGTTCTGTGTACTGGGGGAATTGGAAATTATTCATCCCTACGGGACGGATCATCACAATGAGGGAGAGTTTGTTAATTGA
- the LOC129720948 gene encoding uncharacterized protein LOC129720948: MDTIQEVIVTKPADDELQVPVEGTDAAAAQLHETTRSSQDSSFNVPDYHCSSLVEDGAAEKQEIKVTDIIELIGDGGDGETQAMADVDAIKVLNGGDGSDSGVEFGGVTGSLNETGILQRALSNNSAGYASSCCGLEEGNGVSVSCNSSVISYSSDLYDKTGSTILLGSSRLSNDYCASEGGSESSSVTGGPVSSPRKPGCTTKKKVAMKEPLTSRSPRKSSESGSSSIRSSSRSRTSSLGRSVSLNLKTPPSSALNVRERARSREKLNASSLSGSKTASITPKLSAQTKRPTKPDSLPTGMKEGSPVIQRGNLSRTPSVTRGRTPIGTPTDDGRWPSVGGKGNAAPRSNTRAGSVAPEGLSIKTRVGILALEGKSSSPLDKFGTLPRRRRERSAEDIKAGSPRSGSMTREQNRMTTSLIKKLPSTTRPDQAKTMPNYPRLASVTRKLVQKTKIYHETSVQTAITCKDVEDAFNGKAKDIRVDAVEKCQKSTQSDIRDKEMEKLEERVKKLTAEYSALMTKHSEKSQMVTALEQKLLKEREEKLAAQKELQNNSERVLGMLGSVQGIPNVDQTSGECDSLLILESQLQMSGCVLEKKQEEIIRLQNICRTLQIDMERSLKNQEELLRQKTEVEEESNEMQDFLQAEKASCVDALKEAELEVFQLRQSLAQRESEIERQQEECRHLVRIGEQRRQEFLGMQAKYNALESRSKDILLQQGAAVSGASVALSGLGSRLDHLVEQLIASYNISEQDLEDVIYHNEAYTNSSSGDGSPQSEQPAVRDNDQQQQRQDASSKPIASKKDVPPLSPQRGQSFITAVISAIKNATSKTAVLKSSASAGASKERKEPCGHESDSTEMLDSETEPCLMMDNVLEDVAMPDSHSHNMVSSSTRISQIEMPSSLESGANGVMMSHDESLDNLSQAITNRQQIELQSSIIASGRSPRYRQSCTGGGASEQQRASTGADHTTASHSSSLEDDDNSCCAEASVAEMPSICEYCNAQSLVDQVIDVDNLITKLLKVLRIVQMDNDHCIQELISHKNKLALSNEEIQDRVKEYEELNGKLQDDLKDATQQLAARGNEIAKSKVELQVHRKEIDKLNEDICQLSTLCSSNNKNAGLTINREDIISALKLWNENDSIPEKDLINHVVQACHEIPKLKSRLYETEQQLASLASGEKGGASLIMTAGWHQALNEAKRQYEAIDRALETLHSIQSIVQETPVLMELQRDLEETNFQAIPLVSLPTHLVANNHNFQNGNGLMSSTTSNGTADCIDLNANQTTGSAIANGVAVNGNGSPAAGLQLNQPDIIDSTA, from the exons ATGGACACCATACAGGAAGTGATTGTAACGAAACCGGCTGACGATGAGCTGCAGGTGCCGGTGGAGGGAACAGACGCTGCAGCAGCACAGCTGCACGAGACGACAAGGTCCTCGCAGGATTCTTCTTTCAATGTACCGGACTACCACTGTTCCTCTCTGGTCGAGGATGGAGCAGCGGAGAAGCAGGAAATTAAAGTGACTGATATTATCGAGCTTATCGGCGACGGAGGCGATGGCGAGACGCAAGCTATGGCGGACGTCGATGCCATCAAGGTGCTAAATGGTGGCGACGGTAGCGACAGTGGAGTGGAGTTTGGAGGAGTTACGGGTTCGCTGAACGAGACCGGTATTCTGCAGAGAGCACTGAGCAATAATAGTGCCGGTTATGCTAGCAGCTGCTGTGGCTTGGAGGAAGGCAACGGTGTCAGTGTGTCATGTAATTCTAGTGTGATAAGCTACAGCTCAGATTTGTATGATAAGACCGGCAGTACAATTCTTTTGGGCAGCAGCCGGTTGAGTAATGATTACTGTGCCAGTGAAGGTGGCAGCGAAAGTTCCTCAGTCACAGGAGGACCGGTGAGTTCCCCTAGGAAACCTGGCTGTACAACTAAGAAAAAAGTTGCCATGAAGGAACCTTTAACAAGTCGATCTCCACGCAAGTCATCCGAAAGTGGCTCGTCTTCAATCAGAAGCAGTTCGCGATCCAGAACTTCTTCGTTGGGACGATCAGTTTCTTTGAATCTAAAGACACCTCCAAGCTCGGCGCTGAATGTCAGAGAAAGAGCTAGGTCGCGTGAGAAACTTAATGCTTCCAGTCTTAGTGGCAGTAAGACTGCCTCTATAACACCGAAACTATCGGCTCAAACCAAGCGACCAACGAAGCCAGATTCTCTACCAACAGGGATGAAGGAGGGATCCCCAGTAATTCAAAGAGGCAATCTATCAAGGACACCATCGGTTACTAGGGGCCGAACTCCAATTGGAACTCCTACAGACGATGGACGCTGGCCGTCGGTTGGGGGTAAAGGTAATGCTGCACCGAGATCTAACACTCGTGCCGGATCGGTTGCTCCGGAAGGATTATCCATTAAAACTCGTGTAGGCATCCTTGCTCTAGAAGGTAAATCAAGTAGTCCATTAGATAAGTTTGGAACACTTCCTCGTCGGCGCAGGGAAAGATCTGCTGAAGACATAAAAGCTGGCAGCCCTCGCAGCGGTTCTATGACTCGGGAACAGAATCGTATGACGACGTCACTTATCAAAAAACTTCCCTCGACAACCAGACCGGATCAGGCGAAAACTATGCCCAATTATCCCAGACTTGCCAGTGTAACCAGAAAGCTAGTCCAGAAAACGAAAATCTACCACGAAACCAGTGTACAAACGGCGATCACCTGCAAAGATGTAGAGGACGCCTTCAATGGAAAAGCGAAAGACATTCGAGTCGATGCTGTTGAGAAATGTCAAAAATCTACTCAATCGGACATTCGTGATAAGGAGATGGAAAAGTTGGAGGAAAGGGTGAAAAAGCTAACCGCAGAATACTCGGCACTGATGACCAAGCACTCGGAGAAGAGTCAAATGGTAACTGCATTGGAGCAAAAATTGTTGAAAGAACGCGAAGAGAAGCTGGCAGCCCAGAAGGAGTTGCAAAACAACAGCGAACGTGTTCTTGGAATGCTGGGCTCGGTGCAGGGTATTCCGAATGTAGACCAAACAAGCGGTGAGTGCGACAGTTTACTAATACTGGAATCGCAACTGCAAATGTCCGGCTGTGTACTGGAGAAAAAACAGGAAGAAATCATTCGGCTGCAGAACATTTGCCGAACGCTGCAGATTGATATGGAACGATCGCTGAAAAACCAGGAGGAACTATTGAGACAGAAGACTGAGGTGGAGGAGGAATCTAACGAGATGCAGGATTTCCTCCAGGCGGAGAAGGCATCCTGCGTGGATGCACTGAAGGAAGCTGAGCTGGAAGTATTTCAACTGCGGCAATCATTAGCTCAACGGGAAAGCGAAATCGAACGGCAGCAGGAGGAGTGCCGCCATTTGGTTCGGATTGGCGAACAGAGACG GCAAGAGTTCCTCGGAATGCAAGCTAAGTATAACGCGTTGGAAAGCCGATCCAAAGATATACTGCTGCAGCAGGGGGCCGCTGTTTCCGGTGCATCGGTGGCACTGTCTGGTCTCGGTTCGCGTTTGGATCATTTAGTCGAGCAGTTGATTGCCTCCTACAATATCTCCGAGCAAGATCTGGAG GACGTAATTTATCACAATGAGGCTTACACCAACAGTAGCAGTGGCGACGGCAGCCCACAGTCCGAACAGCCTGCCGTTAGAGACAACGATCAGCAGCAGCAACGACAGGATGCTTCTTCCAAGCCAATAGCTTCCAAAAAAGACGTTCCACCGCTTTCACCCCAGCGAGGTCAGTCATTTATTACGGCTGTGATCAGCGCTATCAAAAATGCCACCAGCAAGACAGCCGTCCTGAAATCGAGTGCTTCCGCTGGAGCTTCCAAAGAAAGAAAAGAGCCATGCGGTCATG aatcTGACTCAACGGAAATGCTGGATTCAGAAACCGAACCTTGCTTGATGATGGATAATGTACTGGAAGACGTGGCCATGCCCGATTCGCATTCACACAACATGGTTTCCTCATCGACACGTATTTCACAGATCGAGATGCCTTCCTCGCTGGAAAGCGGTGCCAATGGGGTGATGATGTCCCACGACGAATCGCTGGATAATTTATCACAAGCCATCACCAATAGGCAGCAGATCGAGCTGCAATCAAGCATTATAGCGAGTGGCCGATCGCCTCGGTACCGTCAGTCCTGTACGGGTGGTGGAGCTTCAGAGCAGCAGCGGGCTTCCACAGGGGCCGATCACACGACCGCTAGCCATTCGTCCTCGTTGGAGGATGACGATAATAGTTGTTGCGCGGAAGCTTCCGTCGCCGAAATGCCATCCATTTGTGAATACTGCAATGCCCAATCGCTGGTCGATCAGGTCATCGATGTGGACAATCTGATCACCAAATTGCTGAAGGTGTTGCGAATCGTACAGATGGATAACGATCACTGTATACAGGAGTTGATTAGTCACAA GAATAAGCTAGCTTTAAGCAACGAAGAGATTCAAGACCGTGTGAAAGAGTATGAGGAGCTTAACGGCAAGCTGCAGGACGATCTCAAGGATGCTACTCAGCAATTGGCTGCTCGAGGAAACGAAATCGCCAAGAGCAAGGTGGAGCTGCAGGTTCATCGAAAGGAGATTGAT AAACTGAACGAAGACATCTGCCAACTGAGTACGCTATGCAGTAGCAATAACAAAAATGCTGGATTGACGATAAATCGGGAGGATATAATCAGTGCATTGAAATTGTGGAACGAAAATGACTCAATCCCGGAGAAAGATTTGATTAACCACGTTGTACAGGCGTGCCATGAG ATTCCCAAACTGAAATCTCGACTATACGAAACGGAACAACAGCTAGCGAGTTTAGCGAGCGGCGAGAAGGGTGGAGCTAGTCTAATAATGACCGCTGGATGGCACCAGGCACTGAACGAAGCAAAGCGGCAGTACGAAGCGATTGACCGGGCGCTAGAA ACTCTCCATAGCATACAATCGATTGTCCAGGAAACGCCAGTCCTGATGGAACTGCAGCGTGATCTTGAGGAAACAAACTTCCAGGCAATTCCGTTGGTATCGCTTCCGACGCATCTGGTTGCCAACAATCACAATTTCCAAAACGGGAACGGACTGATGTCGAGTACGACCAGCAACGGTACTGCAGATTGTATCGATCTTAACGCCAACCAGACTACGGGCAGTGCCATTGCTAATGGCGTCGCAGTTAATGGGAACGGTTCCCCTGCAGCTGGCCTGCAGCTCAACCAACCTGACATTATCGACTCGACAGCATGA